CCGTACGCATCGCCGTAGATCGTGGCCGCATCGCGGGCGATCGTGTTCTGGAAGCCGGCCGTCAGCTTGCCGAAGCGCTCGTCCTCGACGCCCACCCACGCGTCGCGGTCGAAGATCTGGCCTTCGTCTTCCATCTGGCCGTTCGCGACCACGAATTCGCTTTCGAGGCGGAAGATGATCTTCGTGCCGCCGCCGATGTCTTCAGCGCCGCGCAGGCCCCAGCGGCTGCCGCTGAACCACGGTTCGCCTTCGTTGCCCATGCCGATCACGTGTTTGCCGTTCGCGTCGGCGTGGGTCCGGTAGGTCGGAAAGCTCAGGTCCATCAGGCCGTAGAGCTGCACGCTCGACTGCGCATGCGCCTGGGTGCCGGCGCACAGGCCAGCCGCCGCGATGGAAAGGGCAAGGGTTTTTCGTTTCAAGATCGTCTCCTCCGAGCTGCCGCATTGGAATCTGGTCGTTGGCAGTACGCAATGTATGCCGACTCTTGCCGGCCACAGCGAGAGGGCCGACGCATAGCATCGTAGAGGGGGCAATCCTTCACGACGCTTTCCCGGAGGAAAGAATCGGATCGGTGAAAACACCGAACGCGCAACCATCACGGATCGGGCAGGCAGGCGGAAGCCGGCAAGCCGGGGGCGCCGGCATGCATCGATGACGTTTCGTGCTACGAATCGGTATTCAGGGCTCGCTACGCGGCCCGTCAGTCCTGCGTGCTCTTCATGCGCAGGATGTAACCGAGCCCGCGCAGCGTGATGATTTCGGCCGTGCTGCCCGCGAGATGCTTGCGCAGCCGGTGGATGTAGATGTCGATCGCGTCGGCGCTCGGTTCGTCGTCGAGCGCGAACACGCTGTCCATCAGGCGCGCCTTCGACACCGTCTTGTTCTGCTGCAGCATCAGCGTTTCGAGGATCGCGTGCTCGCGGCGGCGCAGCGCGAGCACCGTTTCGCCGCAGCGGAATTCGCGCGTGCCGAATGCGTAGACGAGATCGCCGCACACGAGCTGCGTCGTGCCGACGCCGGCCTGCCGGCGGATCAGCGCGCGAATCCGCGCAACCAGCTCGCGCGATTCGAACGGCTTCACCACGTAATCGTCGGCGCCCGCGCCGAAGCAGTCGACCTTGTCGTCCACCGAGCCGTGCGCGGTCAGCATCAGCACCGGCACGTTGTCGTTGCGGCGCCGCAACCGCGCAAGCACCTCCTTGCCGCTGATGCCGGGCAGGCGCATGTCGAGCAGCACCGCGTCGTAGCGTTCGGTCTTCAGCACCGTGTCGGCGCGCTCGCCGTCGCCGACGGAATCGACCGCAAAATCCTCGCCGCGCAGCAGGTTCACGATCCAGTGCGCGAGTTCGGCGTTGTCTTCGACCAGCAGGAGTTTCATGACGGCGTTCTCTTCAATCGTAGGCGGGCAGCCGCACGGTTACGACGATACCGCGATTGCCGGCCCCCGGCGCGAGCGACACGCTGCCGCCGTGCGCCTGCGCGATCTCGCGGACGATCGCGAGCCCGAGGCCCGAGCCTTCGGTGTCGGCCGACACGCGGTAGAACCGCTTGAACACGTGCGGGCGCGCTTCGGCCGGGATGCCGGGGCCGTTGTCGACCACGTCGAGCACGATCGCGTCGCCGTCGCGGCGGCCGCAGACCGTCACGCAGCCGCCGGGCTGCGTGTAGCGCACCGCGTTGTCGACGAGGTTCATCACCAGCGCGGTCAGCAGGCTGTCGCTGCCCGCGACGTCGAGCCGTTCGCCGAGGTCGGCCCCGAGATCGATATCGCGTCGCTGCGCGAGCACGATCGTTTCCTCGAGCACGCTCGACACCACGGCCGCGAGATCGACGCGATGGGTCAGCAGCGTCGACGGCGTCGCCTCCGCATGCGCGAGCAGGAGCAGCTTGTCGGTCACGTCGGCCATCTTGCGGCTGCTGCGCTGCATGCTGTCGAGCACCGACGCGAGCTCACGATCGTCGTTGCCGCGCTGCTGCGCGTACTGGATCTGCGTATCGAGCACCGCGATCGGCGTGCGCAGCTGGTGTGCGGCATCCGCGATGAAGCGGCGCTGCGTGGCCGTGTGCGTGTTGAGCCGCGCGATGCACTGGTTGATCGCGTCGACGATCGGCCGCAGCTCGTGCTGCAACCGCTCGGGGCGGATCGGCTCCAGCTCCATCGGCCCGCGGTCGGCCACGTCGTCCTTCAGCTTCATCAGCGGCCGCATCTCGAAGGTGAGGCCGAGGTACACGAGCCCCATCGCGAGCACCAGCATCAGCGACAGGCGCACCAGCTGCGGCCGCCAGATCGTCGCGACCATCGCGCCGTGCGAACGCGTCGTCTTCGCGACGACCACCGTCACCGTCTCGATCTGCCCCTCGTCGTACAGCTGGCGATCGTAGGCCACCGCGCGCAACGGCACGCCGTCGAGCGACGTGTCGTACAGCGTCGGCTCGACGCCATGCCGCGCGGGCACGTCGAGCGCCGGCGTGCCCGCGAGCAGGCGGTCGTGGCCGTCGATCACCTTGTAGAACACCGAATCGCGCGACGGCGATTCGAAGATCTCCAGCGCGGCCGGCGGCACGTCGGCGACCGGCAACCCGTTGCGCCATTCGACGTCCTCGCCGATCGTGCGCGCGGACGCGACGAGCGCGCTGTCCTGCACGAGCGCGGCCGTGGTCCGCGCGGTGTCGTACGACATCGCGCCGGCGATCAGCACGAACACCGCGAGCGGCAGCAGCAGCCACCACAGCAGCCGTCCGCGCAGGCTGTGCGCCATCCTGTTGCGCTCCTTCTCCGAAATGCCGAACCGCGCCGGGAGCGCCGGCGCGGTTGGGTGTGTCATGTCAGGCGTCCGTCTGCGGCGTTCAGAACGCCGCGGGGCGCCACTTCAGCAGCCGCTTCTCGAGCCACGTCAGCAGGTAGTCGGCGGCCAGCGCTACCACCGCCAGCACGATCATCGCCGCGAACACGCCGCTCGCGTTGAACGCGCCCTGGGCGGTGGAGATTAGCAGGCCGATGCCCTGCTTGGAACCCAGGAATTCGCCGACGACCGCCCCGACCAGCGCGAAGCCGAAGCTCACGTGCAGGCTGGCGAGAATCCAGCTCAGCGCGGACGGGATCACGACCGACGTGGTGATCTGCCGGCGCGACGCGCCGAGGATCTGCGCATTCGCGATCAGGTAGCGGTCGGCTTCGCGCACGCCCTGGAACGCGTTGCCGAACACGACGAAGAACACCATCACGACGGCCAGCGCGATCTTCGACGCCATCCCGAGGCCCAGCGCGATCACGAAGATCGAGCCGAGCACGACGCGCGGAATCGAGTTCGCGATCTGGATGTACAGGCCGAACACGTCGGCCATCAGCTTGTTGCGGCCGAGCACGATCCCGCAGATCACGCCGGCCACCGAGCCGATCACGAAGCCGATGCCGGTTTCCTCGAGCGTGACCCACACCTGCGTGAGGAGCGGGCCCTGCGACGTGCCGTTCACGAACCAGTCCTGGATCTGCGCGAAGATCAGCGTCGGCTGCGAGAAGAAGAACGGAT
The nucleotide sequence above comes from Burkholderia sp. HI2500. Encoded proteins:
- a CDS encoding response regulator yields the protein MKLLLVEDNAELAHWIVNLLRGEDFAVDSVGDGERADTVLKTERYDAVLLDMRLPGISGKEVLARLRRRNDNVPVLMLTAHGSVDDKVDCFGAGADDYVVKPFESRELVARIRALIRRQAGVGTTQLVCGDLVYAFGTREFRCGETVLALRRREHAILETLMLQQNKTVSKARLMDSVFALDDEPSADAIDIYIHRLRKHLAGSTAEIITLRGLGYILRMKSTQD
- a CDS encoding sensor histidine kinase, which codes for MAHSLRGRLLWWLLLPLAVFVLIAGAMSYDTARTTAALVQDSALVASARTIGEDVEWRNGLPVADVPPAALEIFESPSRDSVFYKVIDGHDRLLAGTPALDVPARHGVEPTLYDTSLDGVPLRAVAYDRQLYDEGQIETVTVVVAKTTRSHGAMVATIWRPQLVRLSLMLVLAMGLVYLGLTFEMRPLMKLKDDVADRGPMELEPIRPERLQHELRPIVDAINQCIARLNTHTATQRRFIADAAHQLRTPIAVLDTQIQYAQQRGNDDRELASVLDSMQRSSRKMADVTDKLLLLAHAEATPSTLLTHRVDLAAVVSSVLEETIVLAQRRDIDLGADLGERLDVAGSDSLLTALVMNLVDNAVRYTQPGGCVTVCGRRDGDAIVLDVVDNGPGIPAEARPHVFKRFYRVSADTEGSGLGLAIVREIAQAHGGSVSLAPGAGNRGIVVTVRLPAYD
- a CDS encoding ABC transporter permease; its protein translation is MTDMTLPPTAIPATTLEDESRAAQTRLRRRRQLIIGLRIAVLVIVLGGWELAARLKWIDPFFFSQPTLIFAQIQDWFVNGTSQGPLLTQVWVTLEETGIGFVIGSVAGVICGIVLGRNKLMADVFGLYIQIANSIPRVVLGSIFVIALGLGMASKIALAVVMVFFVVFGNAFQGVREADRYLIANAQILGASRRQITTSVVIPSALSWILASLHVSFGFALVGAVVGEFLGSKQGIGLLISTAQGAFNASGVFAAMIVLAVVALAADYLLTWLEKRLLKWRPAAF